A genome region from Cutaneotrichosporon cavernicola HIS019 DNA, chromosome: 5 includes the following:
- a CDS encoding uncharacterized protein (Methyltransferase domain) yields MAPVAASRKPATTNTSGHPALTALYQLGGEGDPKIVEGIYDQWASSYDSDILGDDHGYVGPQTAVRALVRAGVTPLSHILDAGCGTGLVGVYLAQAGYVEVDGIDLSPAMLKQAEKTNSYKALKTVDLTRNIPVPDAVYDGLTCVGTLTHGHVGPRVLNEFVRVVKPNGVIVATVLEDIWDDGFEAETQQLAKDKKVDILGMDIEPYRAGAGVCARTLVMRRR; encoded by the coding sequence ATGGCTCCGgtcgccgcgtcgcgcaaGCCCGCTACCACCAACACGTCGGGCCATCCGGCCCTGACGGCGCTGTACCAACTcggaggcgagggcgacccCAAGATCGTCGAGGGCATCTACGACCAGTGGGCGAGTAGCTACGACTCGGACATTCTAGGTGACGACCATGGGTACGTCGGTCCGCAAACTGCCGTTCGCGCTCTTGTGCGTGCTGGCGTCACCCCGCTGTCGCACATTCTCGATGCCGGCTGCGGGACCGGTCTAGTTGGGGTGTATCTCGCCCAGGCGGGGTAtgttgaggtcgacggAATCGACCTCTCGCCCGCCATGTTGAAACAAGCCGAAAAAACGAACTCGTacaaggcgctcaagaCGGTCGACCTGACGCGCAACATCCCAGTCCCGGATGCAGTGTATGATGGGCTCACGTGTGTGGGGACGCTCACGCACGGGCATGTGGGTCCGCGCGTCCTCAACGAGTTCGTCCGTGTCGTCAAGCCAAACGGCGTCATTGTCGCCACTGTCCTAGAGGATATTTGGGATGACGGATTCGAGGCAGAGACACAGCAACTGGCCAAAGATAAAAAGGTGGACATCCTCGGAATGGACATCGAGCCGTACCGCGCCGGTGCGGGGGTGTGTGCGCGTACTCTCGTCATGCGCCGTCGCTAG
- a CDS encoding uncharacterized protein (SCP / Tpx-1 / Ag5 / PR-1 / Sc7 family of extracellular domains), translated as MLLFPILLAQHALAQTVVNDQPPANDSATEPYWPRYPDGTSEADFMMNTNSSDADLSGESRIARWIVTASNAFRAQFGCQPVTWNETAARIAQDHVNTCLWEHWGSDNLAQLSFSDEGGRFDVNPMIEMWAEEWDYYPFRHPEAQAASHFSAMIWNASNTLGCAWNVNCANTTDFPSMTYFVCNYWPVGNMATQPPGELYAINVPNWTKWTPEQVPDVPYTAAPSLPVRTATITGSGVAPSVRQSAAGQGNGETALNSAGCTRFSIWVLLTALAVAASC; from the exons AtgctcctcttccccatcctcctcgcccaaCATGCCCTCGCCCAGACAGTCGTCAACGACCAACCCCCAGCCAATGACTCAGCCACCGAGCCATACTGGCCCCGATACCCAGACGGGACGAGCGAGGCCGACTTTATGATGAACACCAACTCGAGCGATGCAGATCTGAGTGGTGAATCGCGCATCGCGCGGTGGATTGTGACAGCCAGCAACGCCTTCCGCGCCCAATTCG GGTGTCAACCTGTCACCTGGAACGAAACGGCAGCTCGCATTGCGCAGGACCACGTGAACACATGTCTATGGGAACATTG GGGAAGCGATAACCT TGCGCagctctccttctccgacGAGGGGGGCCGCTTTGACGTTAACCCGATGATCGAGATGTGGGCGGAGGAGTGGG ACTACTACCCATTTCGCCACCCTGAAGCCCAGGCAGCCTCACACTTCTCGGCC ATGATCTGGAACGCGTCCAACACCCTCGGGTGCGCTTGGAACGTCAATTGCGCCAACACGACCGACTTTCCTAGCATGACGTACTTTGTGT GCAACTACTGGCCGGTAGGTAACATGGCGACGCAGCCGCCTGGCGAGTTGTACGCTATCAACGTCCCGAACTGGACCAAGTGGACGCCTGAGCAGGTGCCGGACGTCCCGTACAcggccgcgccgtcgtTGCCGGTCAGAACTGCGACCATCACAGGGTCGGGTGTCGCGCCATCTGTACGACAAAGTGCGGCAGGACAGGGA AACGGTGAGACAGCCCTCAACAGCGCTGGCTGCACTCGGTTCTCAATCTGGGTCCTCCTTACTGCTCTCGCAGTTGCGGCTAGCTGCTAA
- a CDS encoding uncharacterized protein (Major Facilitator Superfamily) — MSHPVTAVVDNGIDKVDALHYETNEVGSDHDQEKGDTVSDSGIQKDIDAGIDPVYLKRLQRKIDFRLIPVLSLMYAISLIDRTNLAIARAANNNHMDKELGLDINNNNNNRYSIITLVFFVPYIIFEIPSQIGLRKFGARIWLGSAVLLWGIVMLSMGWANSWSTLAAQRAILGLFESALFPGAAYLISCWYPRKDIGVRTSIFYITAAVAGSFAKPLGYCFSLLDGKRGLSGWRWLFIFYGALTIIIAVIGYIFIIDFPDKANYLDEEEKRIVALRIQRDRADAKPDPLTASKVFKYMCLWQPWLFAIMFMSTTTATYSLAYFLPTILAQMGFNNIESMMLGTPAYFWAIFPAIICGKIADKYRGTRAFMVMFNAACILIGTGMYAKLPASQKNARFAGIFLAVGGGNSNVPLVISWQATSIRAQSKRGYVSALSVAFGGVGGILGSALFFQKEAKKGFPTGINVTLALNALTFVIAGSLYVYMRIMNRKADKGEVVIEDNEDFRYQP; from the exons ATGTCCCACCCCGTGACTGCCGTGGTGGACAATGGcatcgacaaggtcgatgCCTTGCACTACGAGACCAACGAAGTAGGGAGTGACCACGACCAGGAGAAGGGCGACACCGTGTCGGATTCCGGCATCCAGAAGGACATTGACGCCGGTATCGACCCCGTCTACCTCAAGCGCCTGCAGCGCAAGATCGACTTCCGCCTAATCCCTGTCCTGTCTCTCATGTACGCCATCTCGCTCATCGACCGCACCAACCTTGCTATTGCGCGTGCTGCCAATAACAACCATATGGACAAGGAGCTCGGGCTCGACATCAACAACAATAACAACAACCGCTACTCGATCATCACCCTAGTCTTCTTCGTTCCC TATATCATCTTTGAAATCCCTTCGCAGATCGGCTTGCGCAAGTTCGGCGCACGCATCTGGCTCGGTTCGGCAGTGTTGCTCTGGGGCATTGTCATGCTGTCCATGGGTTGGGCCAACAGCTGGTCGACACTGGCGGCACAGCGCGCCATCCTCGGTCTTTTCGAGTCGGCCCTGTTCCCCGGTGCAGCGTATCTCATCTCGTGCTGGTATCCTCGCAAGGACATTGGCGTTCGCACCTCGATTTTCTACATCACGGCGGCGGTTGCCGGCTCGTTCGCCAAGCCTCTCGGTTACTGCTTCTCCTTGCTCGATGGCAAGCGCGGTCTCTCCGGTTGGCGCTGGCTCTTCATCTTCTACGGCGCCCTCACGATTATCATTGCTGTCATTGGATACATCTTCATCATCGACTTCCCCGACAAGGCCAACTACCTcgacgaagaggagaagCGGATTGTCGCACTCCGTATCCAGCGTGatcgcgccgacgccaagcctGACCCGCTCACTGCAAGCAAAGTCTTCAAGTACATGTGCCTCTGGCAGCCATGGCTCTTCGCCATCATGTTCATGAGCACGACCACGGCCACCTATTCGCTCGCCTACTTCCTCCCTACCATTCTTGCGCAGATGGGTTTCAACAACATTGAGTCCATGATGCTCGGCACGCCAGCCTACTTCTGGGCCATCTTCCCCGCCATCATCTGCGGCAAGATCGCCGACAAGTACCGCGGCACCCGTGCCTTCATGGTCATGTTCAACGCTGCGTGCATCCTCATCGGCACCGGCATGTACGCCAAGCTCCCTGCGTCCCAGAAGAACGCCCGCTTCGCCGGCATCTTCCTGGCCGTCGGCGGAGGCAACTCAAACGTCCccctcgtcatctcgtGGCAGGCGACCTCGATTCGTGCCCAGTCCAAGCGCGGCTACGTCTCCGCCCTGTCTGTCGCCTTTGGCGGCGTTGGTGGTATCCTCGGCTCGGCACTCTTCTTCCAAaaggaggccaagaagggctTCCCAACCGGCATTAACGTCACGCTCGCCCTCAATGCTCTCACGTTTGTCATCGCCGGTTCGCTCTACGTTTACATGCGCATCATGAAccgcaaggccgacaagggcgaggtcgtcatTGAGGACAACGAGGACTTCCGCTACCAGCCCTAA
- a CDS encoding uncharacterized protein (MFS general substrate transporter), which produces MSTSIHPSQPPSIKTPESIELPTSIETPESIELSTLSRLSSRADEPPLASTASTASPPKPTTLRQVAICVASFMCIFTTCGGVFSFGVYQELYQRMSEEPNTPFTGASPAAIDIIGTLSAAFMTIGAPIANAWTKRFSPRVAVLIGAGLSFAAAMLASYSQHLWQFILTQGLLMGLGTCFSYMPAATVAPMWFGRRRGLAMGIILSGTGVGGLVWAPVMHALNENLGFRNALRISGAVTTTLVAVGAFILDWDPVSKARIDAEKARLASRPRHSLRSLWDIPLVDMRIAKTGKFGGQLLATFLQSAAYYTPVFFFSAYARTLGYSSRQGANFIAINNACNALGKIFLGILADRFGHINMLLLTTAISAVASFVFWMPSTLLGGHDLVTGRGLFVTYSIMYGTFASAYVSLFPAALVEIFGPHNFASVNGILYMARGFGTLAGTPSAGATVHSGSHTAGPSAYFGMATLISALLLAASVGVVWVRWENKRAPMWKA; this is translated from the exons ATGAGCACGAGCATACATCCATCACAACCACCAAGTATCAAGACGCCTGAGAGCATCGAGTTGCCGACGAGTATCGAGACGCCTGAGAGCATCGAGCTGTCGACGCTCTCGCGGCTGTCCTCGCGTGCAGACGAACCACCGTTGGCATCCACGGCATCCACGGCCTCCCCTCCGAAACCTACCACGCT acgcCAAGTAGCAATCTGCGTCGCATCGTTCATGTGTATCTTCACCACATGCGGAGGCGTGTTCTCCTTTGGTGTCTACCAGGAACTGTACCAGAGAATGTCAGAGGAGCCCAACACGCCTTTCACCGGTGCGAGTCCCGCGGCGATCGACATTATCGGCAcgttgagcgcggcgtTCATGACGATTGGAGCGCCAATTGCCAATGCGTGGACCAAGCGTTTCTCGCCTCGCGTCGCCGTTCTCATTGGTGCCGGGCTGTCCTTTGCAGCAGCAATGCTCGCATCGTACTCTCAACATCTGTGGCAATTCATCCTCACCCAAGGCCTACTCATGGGTCTCGGCACGTGCTTCTCATACATGCCAGCGGCGACTGTTGCGCCGATGTGGTTTGGGCGAAGACGGGGTTTGGCCATGGGTATCATCCTGAGTGGGACTGGCGTTGGCGGGCTCGTATGGGCGCCAGTCATGCATGCGCTCAACGAGAACCTCGGCTTCCGAAACGCACTCCGTATCTCGGGTGCGGTGACAACAACACTTGTCGCTGTTGGAGCCTTTATCCTCGATTGGGATCCTGTGAGCAAAGCGCGCATCGACGCCGAAAAAGCTCGCCTcgcatctcgtcctcgtcattcACTCCGCAGTCTATGGGACATTCCTCTCGTCGACATGCGTATTGCTAAAACTGGCAAGTTTGGGGGCCAACTCTTGGCCACGTTTCTTCAATCCGCGGCATACTACACCcccgtcttcttcttcagCGCATATGCCCGAACGCTGGGATACTCTTCGCGACAAGGGGCGAATTTCATTGCAATCAACAACGCGTGTAATGCGCTCGGCAAGATATTCCTCGGCATTCTCGCAGACCGTTTCGGTCACATCAAcatgctcctcctcaccacgGCCATTTCGGCCGTGGCAAGCTTTGTCTTCTGGATGCCAAGCACGTTGTTGGGCGGACACGACCTCGTCACTGGCCGCGGACTGTTCGTGACTTACTCGATCATGTACGGAACATTTGCCAGTGCGTACGTCTCGCTATTCCCCGCTGCTCTGGTGGAGATTTTTGGCCCGCACAACTTTGCGTCGGTCAATGGCATCCTCTACATGGCCAGAGGGTTTGGCACTCTTGCCGGCACACCTAGTGCTGGTGCGACGGTCCACTCTGGCTCGCACACTGCTGGGCCAAGTGCGTACTTTGGCATGGCTACCCTCATCAGTGCACTGCTGTTGGCGGCGAGTGTGGGCGTCGTCTGGGTACGCTGGGAGAACAAGCGCGCACCGATGTGGAAGGCATAG
- a CDS encoding uncharacterized protein (to cystathionine) — MSPTQNTPESLANCSPATRAIHGDDGIQQHKAIAPAIHLSTTYRYHDNPDDIVFWGEYDPLGHRDSHTYSRETAPNTNRLEAVLAALLGGKSVTYPTGLAALFSMLVHLRPKRIAMRAGFSGCHGVVGLLGRVYGLEKVDLDSDEIGEGDVILLETPLNPSGEARDIVHYSNKAKKVGAILCVDPTLAPPPLLAPFDLGADIILHSGSKYFGGHNDLLCGVLTVHPKHDDWYPRLRRDRHIMGNCMGNFEGWLCLRSLRTVEIRVKRQSETATRLVKWLDNSKADLPGVLSIAHASLQTEPWVREQMPNGFGPLFTLYLTSERAARILPSKLQLFHHCTSLGGAESMIEWRRITDDEIDPRVLRVSVGLESFEDLQADLIQGLKAVALEMEQAANSTPSS; from the exons ATGTCGCCGACCCAGAACACCCCCGAGTCGCTCGCCAACTGCTCTCCGGCGACCCGTGCCATCCACGGTGATGACGGCATTCAGCAGCACAAGGCCATTGCCCCGGCCATTCACCTGTCAACGACCTACCGGTACCATGACAACCCGGACGACATCGTCTTCTGGGGAGAATACGAC CCCCTCGGTCACCGCGACTCTCACACCTACTCGCGTGAGACCGCCCCCAACACGAACCGTCTCGAGGCGGTGCTTGCCGCGCTGCTGGGCGGCAAGTCTGTCACCTACCCTACGGGGTTGGCGGCTCTCTTTTCCATGCTTGTGCACCTGCGCCCCAAGCGCATCGCTATGCGTGCTGGATTCAGCGGGTGCCACGGGGTCGTGGGTCTCTTGGGCCGGGTGTATGGCCTGGAGAAGGTGGACCTTGACAGCGACGAGATCGGAGAGGGCGACGtgatcctcctcgagaccCCGCTCAACCCGTCCGgtgaggcgcgcgacatTGTCCACTACTCGAACAAGGCTAAGAAGGTTGGCGCCATCTTGTGTGTGGACCCAACTctcgcccctcctcctcttctcgcCCCCTTCGACCTCGGTGCGGATATTATCCTTCACTCGGGCAGCAAGTACTTTGGCGGTCACAACGACCTTCTTTGCGGCGTCCTGACTGTCCACCCCAAGCATGACGACTGGTACCCTCGCCTCAGGCGCGACCGCCACATCATGGGCAACTGCATGGGCAACTTTGAAGGCTGGCTCTGCCTACGCTCCCTCCGCACCGTCGAAATCCGCGTCAAGCGCCAGAGCGAGACCGCGACCCGCCTCGTCAAGTGGCTCGACAACTCCAAGGCTGACCTACCTGGCGTCCTGTCTATTGCCCACGCGTCTCTCCAGACTGAGCCTTGGGTCCGCGAGCAGATGCCCAACGGCTTTGGTCCCCTGTTCACCCTGTACCTGACCAGCGAGAGAGCTGCACGGATACTCCCATCCAAGCTCCAGCTGTTCCACCACTGCACCTCGCTCGGTGGAGCCGAGAGCATGATCGAGTGGCGGCGCATCACCGACGACGAAATCGATCCGCGTGTACTGCGCGTCAGCGTGGGTCTCGAGTCGTTTGAGGACCTGCAAGCCGATCTCATCCAGGGCCTCAAGGCTGTCGCGCTGGAGATGGAGCAGGCCGCCAACTCGACACCGTCGTCATAG